Genomic window (Apis cerana isolate GH-2021 linkage group LG1, AcerK_1.0, whole genome shotgun sequence):
TGATACGGAATGGGGATGAGATCGAGTGTTGTGTCCTCGATGAATCTGTGTATagacatgtatatatatatataatatacatgtcTGGattcaagcatttttttttcaagggaAATGTCGTTTGGAACATATTTCTTGTTGGGATCGTGTGTCCATACGAACGTGGAAAAAATTGTCGTGAAGGAATTGTTATCAGCTATCagtattacaattacaatttttgtaattttgtcgtataataatgtaattggaAGTTACGTCGGGTCGATGATAGTCGATTAACCGTGCGCTGTAATACACGAGAGTATAATACGCTCAGCAGACAATACTCGAAAGATCAAGTGATTAAACATTGGAGACACAATAGGGTAACACAATGGAACATCGATGTCTCGAGAGAAACGTCGAGTGGAAAGGTTGCCATTATGATCATTAACTTGTTACTAATTGCCCGGttcgtttcaatatttaattaaaaaaaaaaaaaaaaagcaaacaaTTTACCAGTAAACAAAGGGTTACTCGAAATTCTCGGGCAAAACACCTTGctccttaaaaaaattcacccgttttttcaatttcgacgTTAAAAGCTACCCACGTTTCTTTCCTTATCGATcgagaattttctttcctttcctccccctcccgccCCTCCTCCTCGAAACTAATTAATCCGACGAGGTTGCTCGTGATAAATACGGTTGATGTGTAATCGTTCTCgcaagagaaggagaaggattAACCGGATTCTCGTGCGCGACACGGTTTAAAGAAGGCCTCTAAGAGCCTTCGAAAGCGTAGCGCATATGGACGAGATAAATCCGATGATATCTCGCGGAGCTGCAGTGCTCGCCGGAAGTGTGGCAGATTTAACTCGTAACACGGGCAAATCTACGATGTAACGGACTGAGATACGCGACGTCAGCACGCACATCTTGAACGAAGGTGTGCGTTTGTCCCGGACGACTGTACTACACGCATATTCGACCGTGTACGATTTCCAAGATTTTCCCGTTTCCGTTGCTCGAACATCGCGGCGAGGAAAATTCTGCgtgaaaattctgaaaaatttaatcattgatCTTGTCTCGAACGTTTACTATTcacgaatattcaaatttcttcgTCCTCTCTCCTCCGATTTGATTCATTCGTtcgtatatcaatttatttagtaaattcTCAAGAATTTATCGATCTTGCCCGAACATGATCGATCGGTTCGTTGGTAGTCTCGAAAGGAGGAGTGATGGAGCAAGGTGAGGTGCAACGGAGATCGGGGGCGCGGGGGAAACGAGTCCTCTTATTTGTCCGTAATGAGATAACGTCGGGAACCGGCTCCTCGTTTGTGCGGTTGACGTGGAAGACGACCGGGCCCCGTCTCGTAGCCCCCAGAACGTATCATCGCTGGtgtcgaataaaattactccACGCACGACTTGCAAAATCTTTTTGGCAACGAAACCGATGAAAACCCAATTAATTCTCCACGTTCACTCGgctaattatagatttttcgaGCTCGCGTCCCCGATTTAAAGGGCACGCCTGCGTCTCGAGCGCGAGCTGGATCGTTAAAGGTTTCGATGATCCGTGTTGATCCCCCTCTCCCCTGCCCCCTTGCCTCTCGTCGTGCGAGAATACGCACCTAGTGTTAATTAGCGAAAACGCACGGagcgaggggagagagagaaagagagagagaaaaaaaataggaaaaaaaagaatgatttctGCGTCTCTTTATGCGTGTACGTGTGCGTATGTCTGCTGCGTTTGCTGCGCGTGTATACAGAGAGCAAAAgtgacgaagaagaagaagggtaCGTGTGTACGAGTTGTGCGTTGCGACAGGAGGTGTGAGAGAGATGTGAAATGTGAATTGATCGGTTCGGCGAGGTTTTTTTctcgtcttttttctttttcttttcttttctttatatctatatatatatatatatatatatatatatatatatatatatatatatatatatatatagctttcTCTTGTCCTCGTGCTTAAGTAATCGGCCGTGTGACAAGCGTGAGCAGCCCAAAGAGCGTCTCGACGCTTGTGATGTGACGTGCGTTTGACAGGCTGTGAACCGAACCGAGAACATCGATCGGAGAGCGCGAGAATATTTTacgagaaaaggaaaacgagagaaagagttaATTCGAGCGCTcttcgatcgaacgatcgcTTGACAGTGAGCGGCTTAAAGATAGTAGATTTGGACTGCGTGGACAGaattcgaagagaaaaaacgGGAGCAAATATCGTATATTCTTATggacaagaaaatattttctatgtatatatatatatatatcgatcgtATTCTGTCCACGCGATTATAAGAATAACATTACACGCTCGTACATTACGAATCTTTCTCAACGTATATACTTCCTTTATGGTCTAtgaaaattcgtttcaatttccttAGTGACAGTATTACCGGTCGGCTCACGCATCAGTGCCTCGAGAGTAAAAAGGATAAGCGGCAAACAGGTTTGCGAGGAAGCCAGTGGCTGATACGCTAGAGCAGATGCTATTAGTCGGAATGAAAGATCTGTCTTCTCGAACCTTGCGATGCAAgctatattctattaatattttacgtgttttatatatatatatatatatatatatatatatatatatctcacgttaatatttcaaaagataaagtatatatatatatatatcacgttaatatttcaaaagataaagaattttttcaatgtttcattGGTGTTATTGAAACTATCGTTACGTTAATCGCGTCGATTTGCCGCGAGGGCATCGATGCGAAATAAAACAGCGAGCAGACAGAAAATTTGGATAGTTGTGCCGAAAGTGTAGCAGTTGAGTCGAGAGTCGTCGGAGGCGCAGCTGCGAAACCGATTCTACGAATCGTCGATGTTACAGATTCGTTACGTCTCTCGTAGCGTGATTATACCCGGCCGTGGACAAGTGCGTTTCGTTAACGATCTGAAATCATcatgtgaaataaaatctgaggggggagggggcgggCGGGCGAGCCATCGTCGTGCAACGTCGTTGCTCGCGCTTCGCAATAAAAGTAACGTCTCGTGTGTCGAGACAAGAGGGGACGAAAGGAGgaagggaaggaggagggtACAAAGTAGCCAGCAACCGCGTTACACCAAACCCAGAGCCAGATAAGAAGCACGAAAATCACCATTGTTAGTAGGAGGGTCTTGCAAAATAGTACGTTCGCGTGTTTACAGGTGTGCAAAATCGAGCGAGAGAGCGTGCcatgtattttcttttctttttttttcgccttGTGGTCGAGGACCGAATGCTATATTGCTTACCGCGCCGagaattcttcttctctcgttcTTTCTCGTTTTTGCCGCTTCTCGATACACCGATAtaccttttccttccttttttatctCTACGTGCGTATGCATCCACGAGAAAATGGGACGgatctcatttttttaaatagagagaaagagggagcgagcgagagagagagagagagagagagagagagagcgagagcaGCAGTTATGTACGAAtacaaattcataaaaaatcatggtgttacgaaaatatttttatttcttcggtTTTTCGGGTTTCGTTGAATGTTTGAATTGaaagcatttttttaatatcttccaAGCGCGTTCGAGCTCCACGTTAACAATTATACAACTGCAACAACCCGGAGttggatagaaaaaaaaaaaaaataaaataaaaaaaaaaaggggaaaaaaataatagtgcaCATCGTGCCGTCCGAGCATCGTTTATTTTTGCGAAAACCACGAGGCACGTGCGTTACGAGCCGTTCTAAAATTCGGTGAATTTACAGCGGTGTGCCATGGCAAATTCACGAACAAACgcagcgaaaaaaaaaacaaaaaaaatacaacggaaagagagagagagagaggagtttCAATGGTATACAATTGTACATATAATTGTCATACATAACGTGTCGTTCATTATATCCAGTCGGCTCGTGTCTAGTAATCTCTACCAAATCCGATAAATTCGGCCCGACAATtggcaataaatttttttcagagaatACAACGACCGCACACATCCAACTGTGTTTATCGTTTCATCTACAACCGAATATCGTTGTTTTATCATACAAATCTATGGCATGACTacgttcaataatttttttccctctttttctctctctttctccctctctccctccctttttctcaatttctctctcttttttccccaaaatcaacttttgaattttcacatgcttccctctctctctaaaTCTACTCTAACTttctcgatataatatatacatttctctctctctctctctctctctctctctctctctctctctctctctctctctctctctctctaaattCAACGAGCGCGATAGAGCCGAAAGAGTCGAACGGTTCGTTAAATGCCTTTTTAGCTCGTCCCGTTCCGGAGCCAGTTTTTCGAGGTGGCGAAGCGATTCTCGATGACGTTAAAAAAGTGTTTCTGGCACGCGTCGCTTTTGAGCGGAACGCGCGCCCATTCGAAACGAGTCTCCCTCGACTAGGAGGGTCGAGGACACCCACTTCACAATTTATCCTGCAACAGACTTGgggtaatatattaaaaaaaaaaaaaaaaaaaagaaagaagaaagaaaaagagaaaaaagaaaacgaagaaggGACGAAAAAGTGGAACGAAAAAACAAGATTGAATTAGCATGTACGAGCTACTATTATTAGAATAGATTCGACGATAATAGTTATGTAGCCTACTAGTTAACTACTAGTtgaataaaaagtttcgaaattctcttcattttcttAAGCGCTGATCaccgaaaaagagaaaactgtTTCTTCCGGAGAATGTATCTTGCGAAACGAATAcgagatgataataataatttatcaaaaaaaggaAGACTGAATCGAGTAACTAGATTGAAACTTGATatcgagagaagaagaggaagtaCGTATGTAGGAAGAACGTATCGGTGAAAACTTCGTGGTCGATGTGACAGAGGACGGTGACAATAGATGCATCGTTAAATCGAAGTGGAGGATCCGGCCGAAAAGCTCGATCGTTAGAACCGTGGAGTGGAAACCATTCCTCTTAATCGCGTGAATGATCGTGCAACGGACGAGAAAATATGAGTGGTTGGCTGGCATCTCTGGCCGGACGAAAGAATTCGACCGATAAAGGTGCAAAGAACCTTGGCGAACTTATCACAACTCGAATGGCTTGGCTGACGTTTCATAGAACGAGGGACAGAAACAAGATGGATAAAGAAAATGCGTTATTAATTCCAGTACCATTAATCATAGTTGCGTTACCGGCAGAAACAAGCGATAGTTGGAaacgaagaataattaaaaataattaaaaatagtattaaagaGCGAGTCAATaagaatacaaaagaaaaccAGCTTAGctgaaaagtaatataaaagagCGAgccaaaaagagagagagagagagagagagagaaagagagatctattttctttcattcgtcctcctcctccgatcaaaaaaaaattccctcGTATCGTATATCGTTTTTTCTCCGTGCGCGGACAAATTGTACGCATTTGATCGTGGAAAAACCGATGGAACAACCGTGCGATGAAATTGGTGGAAAATTTTCTCGGTTTGGTGTAGAAGCGGCTATCGGATACCTTGCTGAGCGGGATGCCTATTGTGGTTGCTAGGTGCCATCATGTGCATCTGGTGTGCCCCGACCGGCGACCTCAGCGACAAATTGTTCAGGTTCACGTTTATCGAAAGATTCGTATTGTTACAGGCGGCGGTCAGGTTGTTGTGATTGTTGGGCGGTGACGTGGTCGTTGTTGTACCCACATTGGAGGCGGCGTGCGGCGACAATCCGGAGCTGTCTGTGGTGGGCGCCGACGGATTCGACGAGGTGTTGTGAGAGCCGAAGTCCTTGCCGCCATTCGCgccaccaccgccgccgcTGGTACCGGAAGAACCACCGGAGCTTCCGGCCACCGTCTTGGAGCACCTGAGGCACTTGGGCAACCAGGAGTGGCGGCGCACGAACTTCCTGTATTCCTTCCTCACCTGCAATGGCGAAGCAAACCCACCCCCCGAACGaaaggtttttttttaacggTGCACAAAGAACCAAGGCAAGTGCGAGCGCGCGTTAGTTTCTCGTTCGTCGTCGTAATgaattaaggaaaaaaaaaaaaagtaaataaagaaaaaagtaaaaatgagGAAATAATCTTTTTGGAGGATGATCGATACGACGATGAGTATGCATTATATAAGAGAAACATGAATCGATCGAGTTTTTTTACGAAAGCGTTGGTGCTAAATTTTACAGATAAATCAGGAAAAGAGCGGTGCATCCTGCGGTGGCAaccaaaatgtaaatattattaaaaaaaaaaaaaaagaaaagaaaaatcaagataACGAGCTGCAAATTAATCTACAGGATCCCGGTTGATTCGACGAATAAACGTTGGGTGATTTTCGATTGCCACAGCACTTTATTTGAGACATCATTTTGTTGTTATCGTGATTGTTTGCGAGATATCATACGATGTCCAGATTACGTCACGTTTAACATGATTCTCTTCAAACGATTCTCTCGCTTATGGAATTACTTgctacttatatataatatacgaagAATCCGCTTTCGTACATCAGTGCATCGAATTCTCATGTTACAAGATCTTTGACTCGTGAGTAATTGTGTTTAACTATAAACCTTACGATAATAGAAACAGTTTtacaatctttatatatataaatatccaatTCGACAATTGAATCTCTGATTATCTCGGAACGttgacaataatatatatatatattcgtttgcTCTCGAAATCGTTTCGCGATTGTTtgatacaaaattgaaaaatatatgtatatacgcatAATCAAtcgaacaaattattatattcaataataataataataataataataataataattataattataattataattatcgtaaTTAATCGATAACGATAACATTTTCTTCTCGCAATACTAATTGCTCGCTACTAATTAGGATGCCACGCGAATTGTCATTAACGAGATGGAGAAAGATGAAAGAATGAAGGATGATTGAACGAGGTGTTTTAAACGTCGGTTCAACACCGCGGCAtagactttttcttttttctttttttctaaagtaACGTGGACGTTTGGACCCCGACGTATTCCCTTACCTTCTCGTTCTGAACGCAATGGAACACAAAGATAAACAGCCCCTGCAGGCTATTCAATATGGTGAAGATGTACGCCATCGCTACGGATTCTTGGTTCAAGTAGAGAAGGCCGAAGGTCCAGGTGAGTCCCAGCAGAAAGACAAGGACGATCGCTCCTCTCAGCCATGCcctattgataattaataaaaatatcatttgatcAATCGCATCGAGGTtggggtggaaaaaaaaaaatcaagtggAGCGAAATAATTGCGAGCGATGCTTAAAGGATCGTGAAGAACTATGAAAGAGCTATGTGAGTTCGTCGTATGAGGGCCGAGAGGGGGTGGAGCGTATGAACGGGCAATAGTATAAtgaaacaagataaaaaataataaataaatgcgagggaagagaaacgaagagaaaatgtgtggaggagggggagagtgaAAGGAAACGATCTTTTTACGATCTCGTGCCATCGAAAGAATTAAGGTTAACGTGCTAAATGATGGATGATGGTGTgactttaattctaataattccaATGCTACATTTGTCACGTTCTTATCGAAATGGAGCGGCGAGAACACGAAAGATTATCAAGGTACGACCGTTATGCACCCAACAGTGCACGCAACATTTCGAGCTACGCGACGCTAACTTGTACTAATGTTGCTCGTTTCTACACGCGTGCACGTTGTCGTGTATACCGCTCTCCAACAAAGCATTAGCATCGTTAATGTTCTCGCGTAGTTCCGAAGCGGTTGGCGTCCTATAAGCATCGCACACACCCTTACTAGTTCTCTACTacttctctcccttttttttctctcttcgtcGTTCGTATATCCatactctttctctctctctctttctctctctttccctcgtttcttttcccccgttctttttttttccctctttctctccctctttttctctctctctctcctctacTTCTTGATTCCCTGGTAACGATCTACGAAGACTACGATCTACCacgaaggggaggaggaatcGGGGATACCGCGAACTACACAGGTACTAGGCAGGTGTTTGTTACTTCTAATCTCGCGCGTATTCGCTAAGCTACTCTCAAATCAGGCGTTTACACCCGAAACTAAAGGGGTAAATACGGCATGCGGTTTAAATCGTCGTTATGTACTCAGAGGAAAGGCAAACGGCGTGACGTAACTAAGAGGAGTTCGGAGAATATCGATCGTCgtcatgtgtgtgtgtgtgtgtgtgtgtgtgtgtgtgtgtgtgtgtgtgtgtgtgtgctcTCTGTCAAGCATATTATCACGAAGACACTTTGCTAAGTAAGCTGCTTGGTAATTGCAAATTGCTCAGGCtctcgtttaataaatatggaataacacacatacatatatatatatatatacatatatatatatgtatataataatgacaTTTGCGATTCCAGTGAGTCGCATCGATTATGAATTCTGATATATATGATCAGCGTGTTGTGAACTTCTCTTCGCGTACAAACTACTATGTTCTATCTTCTACATTCGcaagaaatgtataataaaagtaaaatatatatatatatagtgataataaagaaacagTAATGTAAACGGTAGCATTGAATGAAAAACAcaagagattaataaaaacagtGAATGTGTTAAATGGTGATGAAATTAAAAGGCACGGATAACGACGATTATTAGTGTATTGAATGATgttatataatgaatgaacGAGAGgtgagtaataataaaaattggtaaatATCTTACAAGTGCGCTTGCAATTTGTTGGGAAGAGCATTCTCTTCCTTTCCACTACCAACCAACCACGCCATGCAGAAGAATGTAGAACAGTGTAGACAGAAGTGGGTAGaagatttaatacaaaaatgaaacaagaCAGCAAAGTTAGGTGATTGTTCCGGCaccatttcaattaattgatcattaaaaaaaaaaaaaaaaaaaagaaacttataaTCCTTCTGATGCAATACTCGATCCGTATTcactattctttctttcttcaacgCTGCTTAACGTTAATATACGGAATGGAGAAAATGTTCGACAACATCTTAATTacgtataaattgttataagaaagaaaaaaaagaaaaaaaatgaaatacaatgaaatacaaaaaggcaaaagaaaaaaaaaacagaaaaaaaatgatagagaGAAGAGACGAGTTTTTTTTACTGATAATAAAGCAGCTTCGATAATAAAACGAGTCGAGTTTGCAAGAGAATTTAACTACCATCACCAACATTTCCATATATTCCAGAAATTTATCAAGTTAACACCCTGTCGTTATTActgtttttctctctctctcaccctctctctccctccctctctctctctctctctcttcattcGACATATTTTTTGCTCGTTTCATttaaatcacaaaaaaaaacatagagCGCAAGCTAATTATCATCGTACTCGTTCGATTGTTCGTGCGTCCAATTTTTCGATGAAGCATGACTCGACTGTGACggcgtatttataattataatcacgtATATATGCATTTTAACGAGCGTCAAATCATAGATAcacattgtatataataaatatatacgtatatatatatataaatatatatatacatataatcatatccatatagatatattatctaaGATTTACATTAGCAATACAAGTGGTGTGTCGAACGAACGGAAATCTTGCGGTCATTCCAACACAGTAACTCAATAGAAACTTAAATGtagaaacgaaaacgaaattcAGCATGGCCGCCAAAAAGATGCGTGACAATAAAAGATTCTCTTTCGGGAGACACTGTTTAAGCAAGTAAAGCTTGCGAACGTGAACCGAAAGCACCAAACAAACACTTTATATATTCTACTCGACGAATAGGATTCATTATTTCGTACGTAATCAACGGACGGACtcgatcgatcatttttaatatagagatacataatatatatatatacaaatttacgtCGATTTAcgcatcatatttattaacaaaccCGAAATTTTCACGCTTACCTTGCGCTGGCCAATCGTGAGTGCTCCTTACTCTTCATCGCTACGGTTGTGTTCGCGTGTCGGCACATCATATAAATCGCCATCGAAAGAAATACCAAGTTCGCCTAATAAGAAAATCAGATGACAATTTCTGGTATCGAGTATCTATCCTCTAACGGTTATGCAcggaaaatatatacatatgtattattgaattattcatacGGGTTTTCACGTTTCATCGAAACGATGCTTCaacaattatcattattaatttgcaACAATTGTCTCCTTCCTCGCGAATCTGACATCTTACCAATATAACGAGTATCACTGGTCCAACGAAGCTGAAGATGAAGTAGTTGTCCGCTCGTAGCCAGCAATATCGATCGGTTCCGTAACTGAGAGGATCGATTATACAAGAAATAGCCACGACCAGTAATGGAGCACCGTAGGCGATCAGATAATACCAGCGTAACCTTGATTTTTCCGCTTCGAACACCTCGATCAGCATCACGTATAATTGGAATcctggaaaagaaatttcaaagtagAATCAAACTTTCTCCCATTGATGAATCACTCATTTGTCGTTCGATAAATGGCGGATGGATAATATTTACGGAATGGAATATAGTATAGATACCTTCGAGGAACATCCAGGCGAATGcgcaaaggaaaaagaaatgcaaTAATCCAGCGACGATACCGCAGACAATTCTCTGGTTCGTTTGCCCGATTCCgcaaacgaataaaatttccgcGATCAACAGGCACACGCAGAGATTCTTGTGGATGGTCGTTCTGTCCGactgaaagaaaggaaagcgaGATTCTCggttgaaaattcgaaatcggTGCAAAATTCGGTATCGTGTAATAATTACCTTCAGTCCgcgaaataattgaaaggtCAAAATTGCTAGAACCAGGCAAACCACGGAAATGATACAGCCGATGTAGGTGATGATTTGCAACGCGACCTGGTGAGCTATGTCCAATCTGACGGCGTGAACGTCCATCAGAACGGCAAAATTTGTAAGATGATTGCACTCGCACACTGTGTGAGTCTCGTTGGTTTTCCGTATTTCGCAACCCTCCTCTGACCAAGcgctgaaaattgaaaatattaattgcgttaatctttcctttctttttcaacgaaaCGACGTGATAACGAGTCACGGAAAAACACGCgtaatgaaagagaaagaacttTTTCAATTACCTTAAAATGTAATCCCAGAATACACAAGTCGGATTGGTAACGTTCTCTATAGATAGATGCTTGAAATAGACTCTGACAGGCTCGTTAAGCTGAATATGCCTTCCTTTGCCTAAAGACGCGGAGATCACTTTGCTATTTAGAAGCCTGGTCGTGTTCCTTTTCGGTAATGGTTGCTGCTCGTCGTTCATGACCAACGATGACACCTCGGCTTGCGGCTGCAGGATCTCCTCAAGCCTGTCAAAGGCCATGAAGACCAAACGGACAATGCCACCCTCGCTGTTCTCTAGCAAAGCTCCTCTAGTTAACTCGACACGATCGTTCGAGGCTGTCCACCTCTGTTGAGCCGCCTCTGTCGGGAATATCTCTAAATCGTCACCGATGTTCCGTGCATCCAACACTCGCACTTCCATCactgtttcaaaaaaaaatagtatttatgtatattggaTCATTGGATATCGAGCGATAAGTAGAATATTTGGATTGCTATTCGTGACAACCGAACAATTTGATGATTGAGAAATACACGTCCACGCGCGAGTATCattggaatgaaatttatactcTCTCGAAGGGATATCGAATCTCTGGATGGAGTTAACCGAATTCTACAACGTTCGACAACAATCCCACGACTATAAAGTTTCGATTCATCTCCTGGAACGAACAACAAAACTAAACGCGCCACATCTTTCCGTCCGCCATTTTTTCCTTGTCGGCGTTCCTCTCATCGTGTATTCCCCATTCGATCAGTCATAAACGTGATGTGGCACGGccgacaagaaaaaaattggaggCTAGCCGGCGATAGTAGTTACTTTTCTGTTAGCACGGAAGAAAGAGCACGGTCAGTTAGGGGAATATTATGTTACATGGCATCCGGCCGGCTGTCGCTCATCAAatccatcttcttttttacccTTTACTGTTATCCTATTTATCACGTGCGGATCTAATGTTGCTGCTACCACTTGGTTCGACCGCGGCGCAGAAACACGCTTCCACCAGCCTCAATCACGACCGCGCGCGCGCCACGTTACTTCCAGGAAGTAAATCAAATTGCTCGTAATTTTCTCCATGTTTTGTTGCGTTAATACAACAGGGcagggagagagggggaggaagagagagagagagagagagagagagagagagagagagagagaagggtaAAGCTCGGGTTACAACATTATCCAGCCAAGATACCAGAGAATTACGATGGGTTTGGATCTTTGTTTTATCCACGCCGGATATTACCAACGTCGCATTCCGTAAGATAAGCGATCTAGATTTATGCGACCCGATCCCAAAGTCGGACCTAGGATACTTGCACGTCCATTGTGCTAGACAACTCAACGTTAATTCGTTATCCCATCCGCCACTCCTTTTTACTCATCACGAGTATATATAtgcctctctccctcctcctatCGGACGATCTAAATTAGTTCGTGGGTAATTTTTACCATTCAAATACCACGCGTGTACGCGTGCATTTGATGATAATTCCGACTAATTCCGGAGATCAGCGATCTCCGCCTCGAATTCCCAATTACGTTTCGCCACGGAATGGTACCCTCGCGAGATCTAATTTCCCAACGTACACCCACTCCCCACGGTTGTCTTCTATTCAACAAGTAAAAATACGCTACTTACGTATGTTCCTTCCCTCGTGAGTGATCGTTTTCTCGTGCATCAACGTGTCGGCCAGCAAAAACGCGTTCTCCTCGAGCCCGATCAATAAAGAGGTCGCGACTCTCATCTGCTCCTGATGGCTCAGATCCTTCCAGGACGCCATTTGCGCCTTGTCCAGCAGGTTGCTACCCGTCCTCACGACACCTTGGAGCAGCTCGGTCACGCTCACCTCCCTCTGATTCGCGTCCTGATACGTTCTTATATCCTGCGCCATCTTTTCCGCCATGTTCTTGATGATCTTGGTCGTGATCATCATGTCGCCACCGTAAAGCCCTCTGCTGTTGTTGGTCACCTGCGACAGTTCACGGCTGATCCCGAGGATCACGTCGCCCTCCGTCACCCTGTTCTCGAGCGTGGTGAGCCAAACGGAGCGGCACTCGCTCAGATCCGGGCTGTCCCTGTGCCAGAAGGCCGTGTCTCCTCTGGCCAGACATCTCCAACGCGCCAAACCGTTCGCACCGCCTGGACAACTCTGAACGGCGACATCGCCCGCCCTGGTCGTGTTCCACGACAGGTTCCTGGCTATCACCGGGGGACACACTTGTCTGCCGTAGTCGTACCATTGCCCGTTCGAGCTCGACTCCGGGTATAAGGTACTCGGCACTGCAATATTTGAGTTAGTTACGAGCGTTAGTTGCCCTGTTACTTGGCTTTAGTTAATGGCGCGGCTTTAATGTGATTCTACTGTCCGATCCTCGGCGGACCGGCGGCGGCGACGGGGGAGGGGGCTTA
Coding sequences:
- the LOC108002419 gene encoding latrophilin Cirl isoform X10, with translation MTSQPSVWSTAKPTVRPPSRITTPSAQQPPQPPAPSTPALPITTTPSPTSTRSPLDMEVEVDQDLISPANVPSANAPAMPPIVPETTQATTTSTFAPWRTSRRTTVPSTLYPESSSNGQWYDYGRQVCPPVIARNLSWNTTRAGDVAVQSCPGGANGLARWRCLARGDTAFWHRDSPDLSECRSVWLTTLENRVTEGDVILGISRELSQVTNNSRGLYGGDMMITTKIIKNMAEKMAQDIRTYQDANQREVSVTELLQGVVRTGSNLLDKAQMASWKDLSHQEQMRVATSLLIGLEENAFLLADTLMHEKTITHEGRNILMEVRVLDARNIGDDLEIFPTEAAQQRWTASNDRVELTRGALLENSEGGIVRLVFMAFDRLEEILQPQAEVSSLVMNDEQQPLPKRNTTRLLNSKVISASLGKGRHIQLNEPVRVYFKHLSIENVTNPTCVFWDYILSAWSEEGCEIRKTNETHTVCECNHLTNFAVLMDVHAVRLDIAHQVALQIITYIGCIISVVCLVLAILTFQLFRGLKSDRTTIHKNLCVCLLIAEILFVCGIGQTNQRIVCGIVAGLLHFFFLCAFAWMFLEGFQLYVMLIEVFEAEKSRLRWYYLIAYGAPLLVVAISCIIDPLSYGTDRYCWLRADNYFIFSFVGPVILVILANLVFLSMAIYMMCRHANTTVAMKSKEHSRLASASGKEENALPNKLQAHLAWLRGAIVLVFLLGLTWTFGLLYLNQESVAMAYIFTILNSLQGLFIFVFHCVQNEKVRKEYRKFVRRHSWLPKCLRCSKTVAGSSGGSSGTSGGGGGANGGKDFGSHNTSSNPSAPTTDSSGLSPHAASNYLASGRSWAIVDRQPAVTAPRESSSTEAHIVATLPYARHAFLPSAPNIPKSATATWGHLNKNLMWKNISFKSYSRDSGHGGSEQEDSPRTHNTMTLGHSGRNRGARGINEGNEMSGNRTTGGGGGGRRAALPYKHKYTEIIDGRVNGPSHHQLHAHHGQHVHLPRDLANEDEPVYEEIERGGGGGGGGEIQVSDMSDEDGRRQSDMSRQSSRSYGDHRPLIPYSPATDRNLMHYGQTLTDRGGGGGNIHCDEYSPAFERTLNTCWEKLRKQQAWYERGELPRLPASYGIPPQPDHTRTVAVLDGHTVVCHLQPQTDMYTGRGMPPPSYSEC